The Daphnia pulex isolate KAP4 chromosome 6, ASM2113471v1 genome contains the following window.
TCTTTTGACACATATTAGAACACGGAATTATACGAGTAGACACGTTACAGATGATGGGGGAGACTAATTAATTTGATTCtagaagaaagacaaaagtgGTGAAAACTATACGCGACGAAAGTCTCAATTTAGGGCCTTTTAATCATTCCATTCCAGTTTGCAAACAAAAAGTGTTACTACAATGAGCATCCATCGGTGACGAATGCGGAGGACGATGAGACTTGATTCCGTCGaggattaaaaatttaaaactgcGCGCCGACTATCCATATTTATTCACCtgtgaataataaaagagaaaaataagaaatcatgAAAAAGCTGAAAAGATTATACCCAAAGATAACACGTCAGTTGTCAAAGTTTACTTAAGTtcctttcataaattttaattcataaaAGAGAAGATTAAAGTTGggaaaggaatttaaaaaattggaacaAGAGGTATGCCTTTTGAATTTGGAGAACAAACAGATTTGTTCGCTGTTAAACTAgaccccccttctctctcttgggtGCAGCAGGTCTTCTTCTCACCAGCAGCCCCCCTTTTCTTCGACTAGTTTAGTGATGTTATCAAAAGTCAACAGCATTTTCTGGGCAAAATGTGCGCGCTGAGAGTTATATTCAGAGTCGATTGCGAAATGTAATTGCCATTATCTTGTTGGCcgggcgaaaaaaaataagtggaAGATGATGACGTCGTCTCTATATACCGAGAAACCCCGAAAAAAGATGCGACACGTGTCTGTTTGCAGTTGTCAAGACATTTGGCCGTCCAtttcgctgctgctgggcccaTTATAGATTGAGCAAACAACAGCAGGgcagacacacagacacattTAGTGATGCGTATACCCAAAATTTTGGTCAGCAGAGAGCACATACAGTCGATGACCTTTCAACCGTTTTCCCAAGCCAATCGACAGACCATTCTCGAAATAGGCGAAGAGCGATAAGGTTTCCCCCCAACCAACATCCCGCCCTTGTTCGTCTTGGCTATACTGCTGGGCAACCACTAGTAACTGTCCCAAAACTCTTGGTCGATTTCTGttgaaaggagaaagaatGATAAATATAGATATAGCCAGAGTCCCTAATCGACCTTGTCCTACGTAGCTACAGGCTCAAATAGTAATAACAGCTAATCGTTTTTCTCGAGAATGGACACACCAAAACGGGTGCCGAGCTGGATAGCTCGTGGCAGCATTAGCtgcggtgtaatactctggagccttggtggtgtagtaaccggttgatgcgaatgttgtcgttgtgtaGCAAGGCGACGGCGTGgtgctttggtatccgccatacccaggagacatggatacaccagtgatcgacccAACCTTCAACGATACGACAAACGGCAACAGCACGACACTACAATCAAATAGGCGGTAAttgatttgaacattaatattcaatatggtacattaacatataaaaacaaataatttatacaAACTCCatgaaacagaatatttacccgattgcgtactgataatacgacgaagaatgcacttggtgacagtgcactgcagttgttcaTCCATGTTTCGTTGCCAGTATTGTTCTCTCCAGCCAATCGCCCTGATACAACAGCAAAGTGGTGATGTTCCATCGGACGACGAcccaatttgatatcacaaAAGAAGGCAGCATCTCCggcctaataaaaaataaagtccataCCCAATAATAAGAATCTAATTTAACAAGTCAACAACAGCGATGACATGGTTAGTTTAAATCTGCTGAAATGAATTctagattttaattaacatcgctaaaacatgtactgaaataactgtttactTGTAGTCTTCCAAAATTGCACCCTCAACATTGGCTTTGGGCAACACATTGACACCTTGCGCTTTCACCTTCTCGGAAGTCCATTGGCTCAAATATTTAGGGAGGACTCGGCCTATGTTACCGCCATCGATGTTGCGGAACAGCGTTACGTGCTCGTGGGCATCTTTGAGGGCACCGCTCAGGGATCGGAAAAGACATACCacctacaagaaaaaaaggccattttttaattcgtatttATTCGTAACCACAGAAATAGATTGCTAGCAGTTTAAGTAGACTCTTAGATCCTATCAAGCAGGAAGATTATCAAAGTTGTTCAACATTCCATAAAGGAGTAATCATTGAGACttttaaagatgaatttcgtttggcataaaatgtttacctgtggCAATAACGCACTTGTCGTAGGTGATGGTACGGCCATCGTCAAGTTCGGCTTTCCGACCAACAATGTCAAGTTTAAAGCGGTGTACACGTACGAATGCTACGCCGCCGGTATCTTTGCTATTCAATTAGACGGGATTGCAGTAAATTCGTCGGAAAAACagacaaggaaagaaaacaagtcattAGTACATGTTccaaaaaattacaataataaagAGCTCACCCTCACTCTTTGTCGTTCCACTGTTTGAAACGAAGATTATTCGAAACTTCGGGGCTGCCGTGTTCGGTGTCGGAGATGCTACGTACTTGGGCGCTACTGTGTTCGACccctttggtggtgtaataagctggagcctcggtgtcgtAGGTTGAGCAGCATGTATAGTCGTGTAATAGTCCAGTGCCTTAGTGCTGcagtactttggagccttggtgtacTACTTGGGACAGCATACGTAGTTACAGTGTAGTCTCAGGTGCCTTGGGGGTTTAGTACTTCCGAGCCTTGGGGGTGTGCACATGCGATTTGGTAGTGTAGCCCGGGGAATAATAAAACTTCTggtcttcggtgtagtagctcggagcagcacaagttgtggtgtacCTGGacccttggtggtgtaactGTAAACCTAACTGTGCaacctcagtgtagtaactggtcgttgcgtttGCTGTAGTGTAGTAAGGCGaaggcgttgcggtttggtatccgccatacccaggggCATCagcacaccagtggtcgacccagaaATCGACGAAACAACCAATAGctgcacgacgccatagttaactagacaatattcaataataacgggcatattatcaaatagaaaaaaaaatataaattgatagaaaattcCACGTAAAAATACAGAATATTTACACGTGATTGCGAATGCGAccttgttgccgtgtcggagatgctcactcgactggtttcaatcgccttttctctctccttttatacgatttttttctcaccctcacctcctaagccttgcggctgttggacctttttgataatgcaacacgtgtcgttctcacccaacctctacaccactgcatgacacgttttgcGTAATGATCACCGCGAACTTCAAGGCCATAGAAACtagcctttttctttctgtaggTTGatgttgctggggatgggtctacaaaaaccaatatcaaaataaatatcaaatgataAATGATCATGGCTTAAACTTTAGTCACTTTAAAAATACCACATTTGACATTcgagtcatttgactcgtttcttcggtgaatgaataaatcttacatttcgaaccgtttgatGAAGGAGAGTCggctttttttgaaaatattctactgcaaacttatctaagtttcaaacacGTAATCCTTGCACCTGCGGTCagagaagaaaatctaaaaaaaaaaaaaaaaaaaagataaaaaaaaaggtaaattttaaataaaaaaaatacaaatcaaagcTTCTCATAAAACGGTTGAAGTAAGACCATGTTTTGACACTCGCTTTGTTTCGTTGCTAAgcagaaaaatgtgttgaaattcgGGTTTTGCTCTTCACACCGAATGCAGACGGAAAGGACTCGGCTCGGATATATAAAAGATCGTTGCAAACaaattcacattattttctgcGAAAGCAAAAGCTTCATGTCGTATCTAgcgggggggaggggaggataactattttttgtttcattgtaatcattcctcttttttttttttctttttgaatgttaATAcatggtggaattgtgggtggagccCGTGGAAgtggaacaaataaaacagaatTCTACTAAATATCTTTACTGATTTACTGATGAATTGtacttaattttctttatgttaTTAAAGCTTAAGTATGTTTCCTACCTCTTTCTAATCCTGTGTCTTTAAGAAATGACTTAGTATGTAAAAAGGCCTTACACACTATCAGATGTTAATAAGAGACAATAAGGCTTCCATGGCtaatcaatttaaaagaaatttatgcAAAAGATAAGTTTGAGTTTGGCAATCCACACACGTTTGACTACTTCTTTCTAACCCttccaacacaaaaattgCCTTGATGTAAATGTCATGCGATGTCCTATCAAAATACAGTGTGCTTTATTTGCTGTGTACCAAAAAAATTCGCTCTGCCCTATCTACTTTACACACTTACACTATAGACATAACAAATATTCAGGAACTTTGGCGTGTGAAAAGAGATATGAAAAGATGAAAGCAACACCTGTTACCTCTTCTGGCTTCACCACTGGTACCCCCATCATTCCAGCTacctaaaaagaataaaataaacgatTACTATTAGCAGCTTCATAATTATTTCAAGAGTttcatttctgattttcaattgttACTACACTCTTCGCTGAAATTCAACAAATCTTACTAAACTAACTGTGGAGAATTGTTCTTCTCCCCGACCACAATCCACGCTTCACGGTGCTTTACAGTTTACACTGCTTTTTTGGTATGACATCAATTGTTGACGTATTCCAGTAAACGCCTCTTTTCCGACAGCCGACAATGCAGCCACAGGAGACAATACCGGCATACCGCACATCGTGGTCGCCATGTTTTTTTCAACGGtaaagaaatcgaaagaagCAACAATTTCCCATGACTGTCGCGAGATGGAGTACAAGGGCATTTGAGTAAAAGTAAACCCTTAACGGTTTAACGGACACGCTAGTCACGTCACGTCTGTAGCCTAATGGCATAACCTTCAATAACGTAAAAACAGATCCTCATGCCGATCCCTTGCTTCGcgcgcgagtttcccgatagggtgTTTTTTTCACGGGGTTtaggttttttggggggaatttgtcaatatttccaccaatcatcaatttctcatttttccaccaatcaacaatttctcatGAATCATTTTAATGGCATTAAAATAGATCATGAATGTGGAGAGAACCCTTATGATGCAGTGTCATTTGCTGTGAAATCGGCCCTTTATGCAACATAAATTCCATCTATTAAAATATCAACCATGGATGGATATCAACATGAACTGGAGGTATTCAATAACACTCATACTCAGGCTCATCGTTGTCGAAAAGCACTTGGAGGAGGAATGCGGCAGGCGGGTATTTTGGCCGCAGCCGGAATTTTGTCACTTTCAAAGGGACCTACCAGGGTAGCTCAAGATCATATTTTCACCAAACAATTGGTCAATTGGCTGTTACTGCGCAAGAGGTTGGAAAAAGCGTTGTGGAAGTTGATCGATATACCGTAGAGACGAATATGGTTATGCTAAAAGTCGAGCCCATATCAGGTGCTACCCCTAATTCAATTGTGAAAAGATTTGCTGAATCTACTGAAAAGGAAGTTCACGGGATCGGTCAAGATATTCGTTGGCTTGCTTACCCGATGACTGAAACGAACATCATAATTGTTGTTCACTGCAGTAACCCACCTGAAGACATCAATCTTGCTCAAGACAAATAAGGGTAtgtttttgatgaaatcaatcaaagtaACGCTGTATAAGTAAACTGGAAGCTTCATAAGTGCTTTATTCCATGTAACGATCATTACAAACGTAGTATTAAGTGTAGATTGGGGAATTAGTGGAAGAgctgttcttttgtttgtatcAGCCGTTACTCGTCTTCTATTCatgtgtaaaaaatgaatacattGTTATTTACCATTTCGTAGTTGTCGTTATGAAATCATGCGTTTTATAgcgccttttttaaaactaccTTAAGTCATGTCGCATATCTAATtaggtttttttcccccaagaAGCCAAGCACTTCCACTAGTGGTTAGATATTATACATAAATACAAAGCTCGAGCTTCGAATTCAAGCAAAACGTAACACGGCGTACAAATGTAGGGAAATTTGATTAACTGCTTGGACGTGTTTATTTAATCTttgctagtaaaaaaaaagagaggccaACACCCAAGCAATAAAAGTAAGCCAGCAGTTACACACGCACGTTACGATATTGATTGGTTTCAAACCTTCTCCTTCTCCGAAAAATGCTTCATCGTCGCTCTCAAACGTGTTATCGGGCACCTTGTAAAGGCGGATGACGGGCTTGTTAGGATCCTTCACCAACAAATATTTGCCATCCTCTTCCTTCATACACAAATCATTAATCCAACGGAGAATGCCCCAAGCATTGTCGATATTAAGGTTGATTTGCGATGCGAAATCTGACAGGTGGAACTGCTGTGTTCCAAGGATTACACGACGCGATGTATCTCGTAAGTGCATACGTGAAACATATCTGAAGCAAACAATATTAGTTACAATAATGTTCGAACGACAACAGGAGCCTTCACATACCCGAATTTAATCCAATCAGAGTTGGCGAGCAGAGCTTGCACAGTCCATTTTGCTAGCTTGCATGCATTATTCTTCAGCTCGTTGGCCTGAACAGCACCTCGCTGAGTGTCCAGTTTCTGGCGCCATTCGACTTCACCAGACAACTTGAagtacaaaattattttaaagacaCAGTTTCATTACGAACAGTAAATATGCATACCCTTGAGTCCCATTCATTAAGAGCTTTGATGTTGATAAATTGGTTATCACCAGCCGATCCAACGGTGACAGCGTCATGTTCGCAACGTGCCACCAGGACACCACCTCCTGAAAACTTAGTATTagactatttatttcaaattcaaagtttTAACCTACAAATCTTCATCAAAGTCAGTACACAAGGAATGTTCTCTGTGTTTAGTCTCTTGGTATCATAAGGATCATCTGAGAGCTCCAGTTCATGTTGATATCCGTCCATGGTTGCTTTTTTAATAGATGGAATTTGTGTTGCATAAAGGGCCGATTTCTCAGCCAATGACACTGCATCATAAGGGTTCCCTCCACATTGATTCATGATCTTTTTTAATaccattaaaatgtttcatgagaaattgttgattggtggaaatatcacatcagctatatcaatatgtcaacatacatgacccaacattgctgtcgtgtcaataaagaaagttgacataaattaattaagtaCCACCTGAAGCATAGGATCTTTGTAGGaatttgcaaatttcattttccagatgTTGATGAGTTTGCAAGTCTCAGCCTTGCCGATCCACTGGCATTGGAAACTAATGTAGTTTCAAGAATTATAGGGTGATAATCCAGCATTGTTCTACCATCACATCGTAAATCATCCATTGATATATccaaagttgaatttcgttaagtaaggacaattttatttcaataagagaccaacagaatttaattatttatacctggactccatgatgaatgaatgcttTACGGTATATAAAAAACCGTACGGCTATTGTACCAGCTTTACGTagtagggaaaataatttacaatcaaaggaTTATACTAactacattatttaaaatttgactacattttgctTTAAACTTGCCTTGATTcagttgatttgattgattagcagccagccttgttttgtttttgttttgtttttgaatccaATCCAAGGCCGCGTTGAAGTTCGTCGGCCTTGAATTATGGATTGGCGTCAGAATCACCTGTCGGGAGAAAAACTAACTAAAAATAAgcgattattttttacatttaaatcacaACGACCCCATTATCTCAATCAAAGCGGGATCACGACGTTGCAATGTAAAAGCATCCCCTCTACAAGACGGTCGCAATTTGAATACCGTGACGAAAACCCCCGCAAATCGCATAAAAGAACAATG
Protein-coding sequences here:
- the LOC124195537 gene encoding exosome complex component RRP42-like produces the protein MKFANSYKDPMLQIMNQCGGNPYDAVSLAEKSALYATQIPSIKKATMDGYQHELELSDDPYDTKRLNTENIPCVLTLMKEVVSWWHVANMTLSPLDRLVITNLSTSKLLMNGTQGCLVKSNGARNWTLSEVLFRPTS